In Cardiocondyla obscurior isolate alpha-2009 linkage group LG07, Cobs3.1, whole genome shotgun sequence, the DNA window AAATGCCAAGagtactaataaaaaaaattagctgttttttttttctttttttattgcactGTAAACGTTATTATTTGCTATCTCGGCCGTAATACGTTTGAACGATGGTCCCGCAAATACTAAGTATTCAAAGTTGACAATGTTTACCGTTAGATTTAACGAATTCAGTCCGAGGGTGATTAAAGATCGGCGAAATAACGGCGGCGAAAGGTTGGAATGGTCAATGTGAAAATGTAAAACGTGGCAAACATTCTTGATCAATGATAATCgcggttaattaataatgaggTTTACGTTGAAGTGTGACATAACGCGCGATACCGTGCgatttgttataataaaatatagcaaaatacgattaaattaaatttagaaaaaaaatcactttttcttttttttttttttttcaacatttttgtTCCgacttttttaattcgtaaattttatattaatatcgttttatGTTTGAAAATTGATTCCACGGTGTCTTTAGATTGTCtagttttcaaataattaatttatagattctttctgatttttttaccattttttgtTACACGTACAGGTGTCCAAGAAAGATCTAAACTCTTCAATTGCAatacataaatacatattaaactCATACGAcatataaatagatatatttttttagatttacgcatctttaattttgttattgatACATTGTGTAAAATTTAACGTCATAGTTTATTCGGAATCtctctaatttaaaaaacggcGATAATTGTGtgaaaggaaatattttataagctcgAGTGCTTTTAATCTTTGAATATCCGTCCGTAGTCAACAACAGTACTTGTACTTATCAGAATATTCTTGACACAATCTTAAATCATCGCACCGCACAAGGGTACAAAGGTTTTACAAAAAGGTATGTGTTTTCGCTCATAGTCACCTCGGCTATCACGGAAATACTTCAAGTACgtcataataatttatcgcgttacGTCCGTATCCAGAATAATAACGTTTCCacgatatttcaaattttatacaatgttTATACaacgtagaaaaagaaaaaaatttatttccgcgtCCAATTACTCGGTAGCGCTTCAAATTACACTGTAATTTTCACATATTCGCGAgaatcgtatttttcttttttttttaatttttcaagtcTTTATAATTGCAGTTCAGAAatgttaaaagattaaaaaaaaaaaattagaggaTTTCGTGAAAATTAACGGCGAGTTTCAACGTGTGACAAATTACTTGCAAAAATAATGCTTATTTATATCGTAAACGACGCCTACATCTTTTGATAAAAGATGCTTTGTCGAAATTGTGTTATCTCATTTAATGTCAATCATCCACGCGGCATTACCTCATCAAAGCTTGCGCGTGTTGTTCGGTCGAACGCGCCGGAAAATTGCGATTTATTATCGGGACAATCACACTTTCGACTTGCAGTTTATCGCGCAATCGCGACGTTTATCATAACACTCGAATCCGAATCaatttttcgtattattttcaCATAATTCCTATGATTTACGCGCGAGTCACTCGACTCGCGGCGTTTATACGCGAATTCAATTTACTTCTAGTTTGAAAATTCACCGTTTCCTCATAATTATCGCAATTAAGGCATTACGCCTCGGGATGTTGAGATCATTCCAATACCATTACGCGATTGCAAGTCGGGAACAATTGTGATCGAAGGATTTCCGAGGATTAGCAATTCAAAGCGCGTGCGATATACATTTTCCGCGGATAAGCGTGTCTGCGGGACGGACAATGGTGAAACAAACGGCGGCAAGTGGAACATACGCTAGCAGCGGTTACACAATCGTTATCGTAGATGCGGAAtgcgttaaaagaaaaatagtgtGTGgcggaagaaataaatatcaaagagCGCCGCTCCGGAAAGTTTTGCGGCGTAAAAACGCTGCTTTGATCGCCGATAATTAGCGATTTTTCGCGTTTCACGGCGCGGCAATTAAGCTAACGACCGTAAGTGACGTTCGGCGACGTACGCTCACGCACTTCCGCCGGAAGGCAAAAAGAGCCGAGGGCGCGTGCCGATTTTAAACGTCTCTGCGACAGGCATAACAATCACGCGGACGTGTTCTCGTATACGCGCGACGTTCCTTACGCGTATCAATCGGCCACGTGTGTCCATTACACAAACTCGGGTGCGCCGGTCGGGATTAAAAACCGGTAATCTCGAGCAGAATTTTAACCTGTCCCGAGCCGCCGACGTAATCGGTCTGCATTCTTTcccctcgttttttttttttttttattttgtcgcACATTTTCAAGTTTTAAGGTCACCGTATCGCTTTTACGATACGCGGCCGCTCGCGAAAATACGCGCGAAGAGAGGGAAATTCTTTCATAATGCACGCGACTTAATTATTCGCGGCGAAACACGTTGGAGCCCGAGCGCCTTATCAACGCAAGGACATTTTCGGTAGCGCGGTAAAGTAATCCGCCGCGAGATTGTTATCGCGGTAAGACGCGGTGTCTAGAATCAGTGCGCCAAAGTAGATCGACAATGAGAGGTCTTAGTcgttaatttcaaataatattaatattgttagtGGCGATGAgacttattaatttgcagaCACGCCGTTGCAAGCCTGCGGAGGCAAATAGCGCGATTAAAAAGTATACCGCGGTACCGCGCGTTACGAAAGATTTCGACGACGAGGATAACAACCTGAAGGCGGATGCAGTTAAATTTAAGCTTCTTGACACTTTTACTTCGGTCTATTGAAACGCAACAGATAAAATAAGTACTTTATTACAGACGTGCGATAAATTTCCGGGTCAAACTCGTCTCGAGATTGAAGTCGCCGGGAGGATCCTTTATCAGCGTCgggcgtttaattaaaacttccCTAAAATGTGCGCCGGCGGTGGAATTAACTGCGCGAGGTCCTTGAAAAGCTTACGCCGACCGGCATTATCGAGGGAAAGGCGCAAAACCTTTGGAGCACTTACAACAATTCGGATACTTTCGAATAATCGTGCGCGCTTGATCGAACAGGTATTGTACCCGGGTCGCCTTCGACaggcgcgaaaagaaaaaacgcggCGGAAAAAAGACCCGGCCTGGAAAAAGAGATCGTGGGAGAAGGACATTTCGCAAAACCGAAACACCTCAGATCGGCACGGAATCGGTTCGCTCGTTTATTCGGTATTTCCGCGTTGTGTAACGATTTTAATCGACAATTATCTACGTGTACGAGcgaggatttaaaaaaaaaaaagagaaaaaagaaaaaaaaggacccTCGGTAACGagacgtcgacgtcgtcgtttCGCACGTCAGGAGCGTTTAACGCATAAGCCGATTGTCCTTCGTCGTACGCGAAAGTTTCATTCGTGCGATACCGATAGAAACTTTCCACTCTCGTGATCGGCTCATGATCGACTTGTCGCGCAATCACGGTGCCGTCGAAAATATATCGAGCCACTGTTGCACgcagatttattaatatccttGTTCTGCAATcggttaaatataaaaaaaattaataaatatatagacAGATACGCGCGCATCACGCCGCGCGTTATACCAGCGATTTAATAATTGCCGCTTCGAACGCAGCTGCTGAATCGACGTGTATAAACGCACGTTGTCGCTAAAGTCCGTACAAATTGCTCCATTAAGATGTCTAGTAAAATAAACATTGAcaaaaaactgaaataattattttctcaaaatttTTTGACGCTGACGTCGTTTACTAAATCGTTCGAATTAAATAGTgtgacacttttttttttttttgccgaatACTACGGTTAAAAACCGAATAGTATTTCGATTAGCACGAATAATATTGTTGAAATAacaacttatttttatttttttttttaattattggcGTTATCTCCCTTTTTTGCATTATGCATgcttagaataattttttaacgcggAGTCATCGCTGAAAATGTAAGCGAACTTTTAAAACCTACGTCGGTTTTtagcggaaataaaaaaaaaagctaataataaaagaacgaGATGTGACAACTGTAAGAAACGTGCCTTATTTCGCATATGAAGCTGTTCCTTTTCGCCATAAATCTAATATTATACGAGTCTCGTTACCGCGTTGCAgcttcttaatattttaagttttttaacgtttttaaaattttataaggtAACGTTGCTCAAATTTATCATACGTGAATCATTCTCGTGTTATAACACGAgatactttataaaattttaaaaataatcacgcgaaaattattctattCCACCGTACGATATTTACAAACGAAAATCATCACAGGTTATACTTTCTGCCTCTCTCGAGTCTCCTACTTAAGAAtctcgcaaattaaattaacaactGCGTGCGAAAgtaattacagaaatattaaGTAGTTAAAATTTCCGCATTGATCGTTGATAAATAAACTGCGCGCGTCCGCGCAGgctttttgtatttaaaatccATTCATAGCGAGAAATGATTTCCGAACACACAATATGCGTGCTTACTCACCGTGCTCGATGTAAATCCCAAATTGTCGTGCGACATCCTGGAGAACGTGCCCTCAGCTGTCGTGTGTCACCAAAGAATTGTCGCGGGCGCGCAGCGGAGGGGGTGTCGAAGGGGTTCCAAGGGGAGGGTTTGGTATCGCGGGGGTCGCTCAGATGAAAAAACCAGGCGAGAAAGGCGAGGATGTGCGAGGTGAGCGTCGACGGGTCCAGGTGATTTAATCTCTGAAGGTTCGTTGCATTATGCGCCGCGACAGGTACGACCGCTGCAAGTCGACTGGTTCAACTTAGCGCgaagtattatttatatagcGTACCGCGCGCGGTACGTACGTGTTTATGTGTGCGAGATGTTAGGCACTCCGCGGTACCGTTTCGTATCCGTATCGTTCCGATATGCGGCGTACCGAGGGGGTGAAGGAAAAACCCCGGCGAGGTGCGCTCGCCGCTCCATTCAGCTGACCGATTAATGGGACGAGCACGTGGTCGTACCTTGGGGTGGTGCGGTCCACGTGTCGTCGATTCGCGGGTTTTAGGGTTTGCGAACAATGCCGCCGAGGCGAGATCGTTCAAATCGCGGAGTCGAGCTGCATTTGCATTCGCACTTCTATATTGTGCCGACACTTGACacctgcattttttttttctttttttttttctttagcatATACACTAGGATAACAATAAATGCTATTCGTTCTCATGTTCGGTTAAATCTGACGATTGTAGTAGACATTGACAGGAATTTtctacgtttaattttatttttattttttatgtatttttttttatggaaaagaTCACATTTTAGTTTAATCGTAGTCATTGATTGGGATTTGTGCAAGGATATTGTGCGTACTTGCTGTACATTAGTCTCGCTTTATTTTGCGTTTATTCTGACAGGAATtgaaggatttttttttttgtcgagatagataatcgtaaaaatgtaGAGAtatgttataatatatatatttaatatcagtgtaatgtaaaataaaaagataatataaattaatgtaattgatTTTGCGATTGTAATCGTgaataaatgattattaattctttttccacTTAATTCAATCATTgagacataaaataaattttttttttgtctcgcaAACTTAGTATTTccatcgcgataataaaagttatttcaGATTATTTGAAGATTCAGATAATCCTCGTATATCAAAAATGTAGGATCTGAAACTTTATCGTGACACGATAAGTGTCACAATTAGCCAATCTTTAATTTACCAGAAGTAGATtagataaagattaaaatttgtattaaagaaataagattGCGTCTTGTCTCGCGAAACGATTTACCTGGCAAGTTTCATCCGAATGTCCcatcgcgaataaataatattactctTGCTTCACGTGCGAAGCATACATCTAAATAGCATTCGAATTGCGTAACAATTATCAATTCACGTTGACGTGGGTCTGCTTTTATGGCAGAAGGCAAATATTTGCATTCGTATCCgctactatttttaatttttccaaaaaGATACGCATCttcctcatatttttttttttcctctttctttctttctttttttattttctaaacttCTCAAGTaaagtaaaagagagaaagcatgaaaatatattcaacAGATTTAAATGCATTCAACGTAAGCACGTGAatgcaaatagaaaaaaaaaaaaaaaatgacgtatCGATAAAACTCGTTCAGTGATCTCGAAATAAATGGTATTTTTTACTGTTATTCGTTATTACATTCAATTTTTTGGCGACGGTAACACGGGTGGTGCAAAACGACGTTCACGCTTTCAGGAATCGATACAATCGCAatttttatctccctaagTGTTGGCCCCGTTTAACGATAAAGATGTGCGTCGACTAAGATCTCGTTAcataccaattttttttttttcctttttttttcacttaaaTAACGTAAGCAAGAATTTCGTCTCGCGAATACGTGCTAATATGATCTGACGATAATCTttggagagaaaaaattctctccctttttttttcttttattctcattGGGATTAAGTAAAAGCAAAATTGTAGACGATAAAAAGAGTTGGATCAATAAATCATTGCGCGTCGTACTGACAGCTTGACATTGATATCAGATCTTAAAAAACATGCGTGCTCGTCTGACTAAAACGTGACTGGAATTTCAATAATGCCAACAACGGCGATTTAACTTAtttgcgagaaaaagaaaaaacaaaataggGAGGAGAGGAAAGAACGGAAACAGTTATTTTCTTTGCAAATATTActcatattttattcgataagCCGAGGCCGAAGAGAAGAATTTATTCATTGAAATGATAATCTCGAAAACTGATATCCCAATATCTCGACGCGTTACACAATGATAGAAACGTGTGACGAACGATTCTTAGTATAAAAGAGACAAATgaaacgtgcggaaaaataCATTGATTCGGAAACCTGCGTTTCTCCGTAGGTATCCGAAGTGGAGCACGGACGCGTCGTTCGTTTAATGCTAATTATGCGTTGCGTTGAACGTTGTGGAATGAACGGATGAATCAATGAATGTTGCACGGTTCCGAGAAATGTTTGCGCAGACATTAAAATCAAACAATTACGCTTTTCGAGGCGAATCATAAACGCCTTCGGTATTTGAAGTCGGTCATGCGTTTGGCAAAAATCACGAGTCCGTTCGAGAGAGCATGACCATGAATCACACGTGGGTGTAGCGTGAGGTCGATGAATCTGGTTGAATCACGGCCGTCCTTATGGTCCCTCGCGGTTCACCTTCCACGCTGGGCATTGTTTCGAAAACGCAGATCATCGCCGCGCAAAAAGGAATCGCGAGAATCGCGGCGGTTACTCACCGGAACGTCGTGAAACGTTACGAAACGCGCTCTCGTCTTCATTTCGACCTGGCTAAGTCGAGGAATACGGCGATGCACAATGTATGCCCTCCATCCaagaatttacattaaatgtattttgtatTCGTGGGGCGAAGTATTTCTAAGGCAATTCGTTACGCGGGCACGCATATCCACGCACATTTCCACAACTTCGCAAAGTTATCTCTCGCAATGGACTCGGCTGAGTTCAGACAAGCGGAATCTCTTCCGCGCTAACGCTCAACTGAGTAATGAATCACTAAAACAGTATTCATAACactgattataattttattaggtCATTCACACCTGCGAGCACGACTCGGTAAATgcgcaattataataaaataatgctgGCTTTAATCTCGCGacgtgtaatttataatagaaTATGTCATGGTCAACATGCACGCTCGCATGTTATCTCTCTCATATGAATTGCGTACTTAAAAAGAttgactatttttttttctgcgactatacatataaaatacgaagttaaaaatttcttgCATTAAGGACGTTTATTTGCGTCCGTGATGTATCCCACTTGCGCTCCTGTATCTACGAAGGGACATATTATCGTGTTGTAATCAAATGTTTGAAAGTCGACGTCGCtctaagaataaaagaaatgtctTGGATATCGACAGCATTAACAATTTTTGGCACATGTTTGATAGCTACATGTTAGCGagttaacataaaaaatatctagcATCTacattcaaatataaaaacttttatgtatctcaaaataagaaagaacaaaagacgttaaaagaaaaaattgaatataaacCTTGATGCAATCAAAGTTCATTGCAAAATGCTGTAAGAgccttttttttcacgattacGCATACACGGATCGTATGCCtgtacacatatgtatatgagTTACTTATGATTTAAATTCACGTAATTtcgtgttttattataaacattaTGGAAGCGTCGCATATACCCTGAAAAGCAAATATGACGTTTGCTGcgacgacggcagctagcgaacacaactttagcgtcgtgtgcgtcgagtttctcatgtgccgcatgtattatataccgcgccggccggattgccgatgactgatttctccccgttctctcatcccttgccTCTGTCGtctaggattacgtacgctagcctgTCGTCGCAGAAAACGTCATATTTGCTCTTCGGTGTACAATGTCCTTTACCATTTAATTCACGTTTACAAAGATCGAATGCAGCATCGCAATGGAATATTCCCACCccaattaaaagcaaaaattgaAGGCATTGAATATAAAAGTAAGGTCATTTCCAATGCAACATTTATTTCTGAACTGTACAAAGAACCGCTTAATAGTTACTTTTTATTCGTAAgcaatttcaattattacatGCCATGTAATAAATGCAACATTGTAAAGATAAGAAAgtgtaataatttacagaAGTTATTGGAAGATGTATCGATGCTCAACAAGATAGCTGAAAATggataattatcttaaaatataacttaaaTATTCATGATCCTATATTTATTGCACATTAGTGCTATGCCAGACTTAAATTCTACATAGAAATATCTACTTTTATATCAGTGTCTTCAATTCTTGGCAATAAACTCCTTCTCCCCCTTCGCGGTTTCTTTACGAAACTTTATCTCacacatataaaaatgtacatatgtGTGTGAGTTTATGgatgtatataatatgtatatatatgtatatctcttaaatatttaacaaacttTATGATTTAGATTATACGTAAAGTTTAGGTAAGATCCTTTCCGAAAATATTTACTTGGGTTTGCAAATACACTATAGCTGCTACACATCTGTATTTTGTGTACGGTGGACACAATTGAAGTGTTTTTTTGCCCAGTGTATGTTCAACATAACTGTGATGCATATTAggaatcattaattgcaaaataatcaCTCGATCGGTATTATGTCAGGATCCTTAAGATCTCCTCTCCAATACTCGACAGTAATGAGTTATTGTCACCTTTACCTTCAATTACCAGGTTTTCCGTCAATCTCTGTAacatagaaaattatttaaatgatcAGAAAATCTAAACCTATAtacaaaacttaattaaatcaatgCAATGCTTATAAAGCAGACCGACATGATTTAACTTACATTGTATTTTAACAAAAGGCACACATGATGTCCCTTCAGAGAATGTCCGTATAAAGATGCAGTATCGTCAATTTGTTCCACGAGAGTGAGATTACATTTCCggcaaataatatttagaaCCACATCAAAGTCCTTAGAACAAGTTACTTCTCTTCTAATCTTAGATACTAATTGACCACTTTTGAGAAGTTCCGTAAGTATGTCCTTGTGAGAGAGATGCCCGACCATGAACTTACTACATGATAAGGGCACGGTGAAGTCGAGCTTTTCTTGTTGCGTGCCTTCTGTACTTTCAAACATATATGTCAGTGTACCTCTCAGTTTCTGAGCAAACGTCACGTCCGAGACTAGAACGGTAAACTCAGTTTCTTTACTAGATTGCAGAGGCAGTTGGAACGGCAGTTTTATTCCAAATTCATCTCCAGGCTAAGAGAGCACGGAataacacaaaattattttcacaaattataacgtaaatttcacatatttaaatttgcattaacTTACATTTCTATCTAATTTAAGTGAGGATGTGTCTGGAACATCAAAAACTAATTCTTTTACAAGTGGTTggtttatatttgtaatagaAATCGATACGATAACTTTACTTGAATCATGAGGGATTTGTCTCAGCTCATACCTCAtgaaaataactttattttttgctAATTCTTCATAAGAGTCTTCTTGGTGTACAGTAATAGCATTGTATTCggaatttatatcattttttaattccggTAATATCTCTTTCGATGGAGTAGATATCCCAGCTGTTTCTTCATAATCTAAGGATTTGttctctttcttatttttggaCTTCTTCGATTTTCTATGTTTCCCATCTTCTTCGTTAGATTTCTTGTGCTTGTTTTGACTCTTTGATTTCTTACGTTTGCTATCTTTCTGTGATTCGCTGAATACTTCTATATACTCTTCTATAGCAGGAGATTGCACTTTTTCAGGGGACGAATTAGTTTCCAACCATAAGTCAGGAGTCGACttcttttcattattaatctTGTTTTCCATAACGTTCttaaccttttttttagattttctgTGTCcctataaatataaaaaaaaataattatttttaaatattaaaataaattatcactatcttttaaatgtataaaaatattaattaaattttaattatacatgtcACTATCAAGtcaaatttactttttcttttttattttctttttcttcaactTGCTtcgtcgttttattttcaataattctaTGTTCCAAGACCGGCAATCTTTCGTCTTCTCGTAAAGGCATATCTAAATCGATATTTAGAGCTCTATGTGGATCATTCGCATCTACTAAGTCGTATTCATCACTGTCACTTATTTCTGCACCCGGAGGTAATTCTCCAATACCAGTATTTACTATTTGCAACGGTAGATTATCATCCTTCTCGTCCTCCTCTTCGGATGCAGActttttatctgaaaataataacgttaagAATCTGAAATGTTTAACAGCATTTGGTATGGCGCACGATTTctttatataacaattacttttgtttttcttcgaTTTCTTCTTGTCATGCTTTTTATGTCTTTTGTGACTGCTATCTACATCGCGGCATCTGTGCGagttagaaatttttaaagaaattggGATATCTAACTCCGCAACAGGAATGTTTTCAAAGTCTTCGTATGCATTCGATGAATTATGATATGATGTAGAAGTCTTAAATGAGCCTTTCAGATAATGGGGATTATTTTCTTGTTCTAATTTTCTTGCTTCGCGCCTCCTTTCAAGTTCTTCTAGAGAAGGCTCGCTTGAATCTCGTTTGGAAAACGAATTATTCGATTTCTCCGTCTTGATAAAGATATCATTCATATCTAAATCCTCGGAATCCGAACTCTCCGAAGGTGGATCATTTATCCAGGAATCCAAATCTAAATTTTCAGGTATTGGAACCTAAAAGACGtcataaaagttttataacaAGACTATAAATAATCTACATAATACATCGATTAATATGTAGATATTTGCTTTcaatttaatgcattaaaagatattttagctatattatttacttttctttGAGCTTTTGGTGCAACTGGATTAAGTTCACCGTCGAAAGTCTTTATTAATTCCTGTGCAAGACCgggattttcttttaaacattCAAGTAATACTAATGTAGAACTTGATCTTTCTTGAACTTCTAGATCGCCACTGCAAACAAAAGCTGCTATTTTGTCTTTTAGTCCGTAAATCTggaaacaataaattaataataaaaccacAAATTTCACttaaaatgcataaatatatttattttttaatattactaaatTATATGTACGTTTTACACAAGCATGATAAAATATGTGCGTGTGtgcaaaacattttattatcgttatgtagattatatttaaaatttacctTTTCCTTTGTTTCATTATCGTCTTCTTTCTCTGCTTTGGCGAATGTCGTTGCAGCcagttttaatatattatgaaCATAAACAGCTTGTATATGCCCTGGCAAACTAGAAGCTTGCGATCGCAACATAGACTGTAATGTTGCCAAAGGATTATCTAATtcgctattaattaaatatattacattattaaatataatatcacgTATTAGATTAATGGCGTGTAGAATTTCTTATTACCTAGAGAATTCTCCACAAATCCATGCTGCTGCGTATAAAACCTCGGACATAGTTGCCCTCGGCTGGCCGGTTAAAAGATATGAATTCTCAAGCAATAAGGCACATTGTTGAACCGCATATTTTCGGATAGCTTGTACACGAATTGTTACGTCAAGTAATTGAGTTGCTACTAATGGTCCGTGTTTGGTGCCTTCCATTCGTGTAAGTTCCACCAATACAGATATGTACctgtaattatatgtaaaattgtcTATAATCTATTCGGtgtcataaataaaattaatttatacgagaAGGATTTTTGTAT includes these proteins:
- the Garnet gene encoding AP-3 complex subunit delta-1; protein product: MALRKVKGNFERMFDKTLTDLVRGIRNNKENEAKYIAGCIEEIKQELRQENVAVKANAVAKLTYLQMLGYDISWAGFNIIEVMSSTKFTHKRIGYLAASQSFHADTELLMLTTNMIRKDLNSQNQYDAGLALSGLSCFISPDLARDLVHDIMTLLTSTKPYLRKKAVLMMYKVFLRFPEALRPAFPRLKEKLEDPDSGVQSAAVNVVCELARKNPKNYLSLAPVFFKLMTTSTNNWMLIKIIKLFGALTPLEPRLGRKLIEPLTNLIHSTSAMSLLYECINTVIAVLISISSGMPSHSDSIQLCVQKLRILIEDSDQNLKYLGLLAMSKILRNHPKSVQSHKDLIMQCLDDKDETIRLRALDLLYGMVSKKNLMEIVKKLMIHMDKAEGTMYRDELLSKIIQICSQNNYHFITYFEWYISVLVELTRMEGTKHGPLVATQLLDVTIRVQAIRKYAVQQCALLLENSYLLTGQPRATMSEVLYAAAWICGEFSSELDNPLATLQSMLRSQASSLPGHIQAVYVHNILKLAATTFAKAEKEDDNETKEKIYGLKDKIAAFVCSGDLEVQERSSSTLVLLECLKENPGLAQELIKTFDGELNPVAPKAQRKVPIPENLDLDSWINDPPSESSDSEDLDMNDIFIKTEKSNNSFSKRDSSEPSLEELERRREARKLEQENNPHYLKGSFKTSTSYHNSSNAYEDFENIPVAELDIPISLKISNSHRCRDVDSSHKRHKKHDKKKSKKNKNKKSASEEEDEKDDNLPLQIVNTGIGELPPGAEISDSDEYDLVDANDPHRALNIDLDMPLREDERLPVLEHRIIENKTTKQVEEKENKKEKGHRKSKKKVKNVMENKINNEKKSTPDLWLETNSSPEKVQSPAIEEYIEVFSESQKDSKRKKSKSQNKHKKSNEEDGKHRKSKKSKNKKENKSLDYEETAGISTPSKEILPELKNDINSEYNAITVHQEDSYEELAKNKVIFMRYELRQIPHDSSKVIVSISITNINQPLVKELVFDVPDTSSLKLDRNPGDEFGIKLPFQLPLQSSKETEFTVLVSDVTFAQKLRGTLTYMFESTEGTQQEKLDFTVPLSCSKFMVGHLSHKDILTELLKSGQLVSKIRREVTCSKDFDVVLNIICRKCNLTLVEQIDDTASLYGHSLKGHHVCLLLKYNRLTENLVIEGKGDNNSLLSSIGEEILRILT